A genomic stretch from Telopea speciosissima isolate NSW1024214 ecotype Mountain lineage chromosome 7, Tspe_v1, whole genome shotgun sequence includes:
- the LOC122668578 gene encoding uncharacterized protein LOC122668578 encodes MTSLGNGFVVFQVSSKNDMSQILRRSPVKFDSQRIRFQRWKPDFNIFDNYVATKLVWVRFPNLPFEYWHENVLLSKEKVVGHLVALDRQTRNDIMGHFARVQVEVEDLASVSRIYEFQVERKQPGSEVPFCFKQFVEYEDELRRSGYCKKVGHVLNACQLKKEDKAKAAHEHNCLGHLAVEEDYSRPPTTRVSGVDCRGGTRLTDSSRGALLAVEGSIQVAAGGEVSPGGGQASKLMGHHRLRLLKVVELILVYRFPIWGVKKVAGRRALSKFLKDVSPDIICLAELKVDVGKFLSLFFNKRGFTADVFANDHSDGCPNLWVIWKSHFQHPTVISSLDQQLSINLEWLGRQVSFVHAKCFGAKRRELWLDLVNLRLGLIPWCMVGDFNATLFSKEKRGLDRFNQGSIADFQAMIDSCSLIGAPSQGNLLTWSNNRRGNVVAVLDRGFFSQGLLTFFHDCAQQVLPRIASDHSPILVFSECVPLPVRNGFPNINMAVNTAETKLKEVQVTIEAEDMSDDLFNQEVDAKTALLKIWRGKILIQSLEKEDGEVPLVLHNDLLEYILREIVDVDNVFGEDPLYRENQESGVGP; translated from the exons ATGACGTCACTTGGGAATGGCTTTGTTGTTTTTCAAGTTTCTTCAAAGAATGACATGTCTCAAATTTTGAGAAGGTCTCCGGTGAAGTTTGATAGTCAGCGGATTAGATTTCAGAGATGGAAGCCGGATTTCAATATTTTTGACAATTATGTTGCCACGAAGCTGGTCTGGGTTAGATTTCCTAATCTCCCCTTCGAGTATTGGCACGAGAATGTTTTACTGTCCAAGGAAAAGGTTGTCGGCCATCTGGTGGCTTTGGATAGGCAGACTCGAAATGACATTATGGGGCACTTTGCCCGTGTGCAAGTGGAAGTGGAAGACTTGGCTTCTGTCTCAAGAATATATGAGTTTCAAGTTGAAAGAAAGCAGCCTGGTTCAGAGGTTCCTTTTTGTTTCAAGCAATTTGTTGAGTACGAGGATGAACTTAGGCGAAGTGGGTACTGTAAGAAGGTGGGTCATGTGTTGAATGCTTGCCAATTGAAAAAGGAAGACAAAGCCAAAGCTGCTCACGAGCATAACTGCCTAGGTCACCTTGCTGTGGAGGAGGATTATTCTAGGCCGCCTACTACTCGAGTTAGCGGTGTCGATTGTAGGGGTGGTACTCGTTTGACGGATTCCAGTAGGGGTGCTCTCCTGGCCGTGGAGGGTTCTATCCAGGTTGCCGCTGGTGGTGAGGTGTCTCCTGGTGGTGGGCAGGCGAGCAAGCTGATGGGGCACCACCGCCTCAGGTTGCTTAAGGTGGTGGAATTGATTCTCGTGTACAGATTCCCAATTTG GGGGGTGAAGAAGGTTGCTGGTAGGAGAGCCTTGAGCAAGTTTTTGAAGGATGTGTCTCCTGATATCATTTGTTTGGCTGAGCTGAAGGTAGATGTGGGGAAATTCCTGTCCCTATTTTTTAATAAACGGGGTTTTACGGCAGATGTTTTTGCTAATGATCACAGTGATGGATGTCCGAACCTGTGGGTTATTTGGAAATCTCACTTTCAACATCCCACTGTTATTTCTTCTTTGGACCAGCAACTCTCTATTAACTTGGAGTGGCTGGGTCGACAGGTTTCTTTTGTGCATGCAAAGTGCTTTGGTGCCAAGAGGCGGGAACTTTGGCTGGACCTTGTGAACCTTCGTTTAGGTCTGATTCCTTGGTGTATGGTGGGGGACTTCAATGCGACCTTGTTctcaaaggaaaagagaggtCTGGATCGTTTCAATCAAGGATCGATTGCAGATTTTCAGGCCATGATTGATTCTTGTTCTCTGATCGGTGCTCCTTCCCAAGGAAATTTGCTTACTTGGTCCAATAATAGGAGGGGTAATGTGGTAGCTGTCTTGGATCGAGGTTTTTTTTCTCAAGGTTTGTTGACATTTTTTCATGACTGTGCTCAGCAGGTGTTGCCCCGTATTGCATCTGACCACTCCCCCATCCTGGTGTTTTCTGAGTGTGTTCCTCTTCCG GTCAGGAATGGGTTTCCTAATATTAATATGGCTGTCAACACTGCTGAGACCAAGTTGAAAGAAGTGCAGGTGACAATAGAGGCTGAAGATATGTCGGATGATCTCTTCAACCAAGAAGTAGATGCTAAGACGGCACTTTTAAAG ATTTGGAGAGGGAAAATCCTGATTCAGTCTCTAGAAAAGGAGGATGGAGAG GTTCCTTTGGTTTTGCACAATGATCTTCTTGAGTATATCCTGCGTGAGATCGTCGATGTGGATAATGTGTTTGGAGAGGATCCCCTCTACAGAGAAAATCAAGAAAGTGGTGTGGGACCTTGA